The proteins below are encoded in one region of Segatella copri:
- a CDS encoding DUF6452 family protein, which yields MRKIIPFVVFMVLAMMGCTSLDCPLNNTVYTKYKLMGDNKTLKDTLTISTKKIAGTDSVLINKDVNVDSFSLPMSYSLDEDVLFFEIHTLSKQVFKDTVTVSKENRSHFESVDCSPSFFHTITDVKTTHNYIDSIVINQKEVNYDASKAHFYIYFGSRN from the coding sequence ATGCGGAAAATAATACCTTTCGTCGTTTTCATGGTTCTGGCCATGATGGGATGTACATCTCTCGACTGCCCACTCAACAATACTGTATATACCAAATACAAGTTGATGGGCGACAACAAGACGCTAAAAGACACGCTAACGATTTCTACGAAAAAGATAGCAGGAACAGATAGTGTGCTGATCAATAAGGATGTAAACGTAGACAGTTTCAGTCTGCCTATGAGTTACAGCCTGGATGAAGACGTATTGTTTTTCGAGATACATACCCTATCGAAGCAAGTATTCAAGGACACCGTGACTGTATCAAAGGAAAACCGCTCTCATTTTGAGTCGGTAGACTGCAGTCCATCGTTCTTCCATACGATAACCGATGTTAAGACTACTCACAATTATATTGACTCAATAGTCATCAATCAAAAAGAGGTAAATTATGATGCATCCAAAGCACATTTCTACATATATTTTGGCAGCCGCAACTAG
- a CDS encoding DUF6048 family protein — protein MMHPKHISTYILAAATSMLSLFAVLPCHAQSKKKIIEQQPDTIPFFRGMAVGVDLIGPVQLMVSDYGQYEASLRINLKDKYYPVFELGYGKADASDEATKITYKTSAPYFRLGVDWNLLKNKHDDYRLFGGFRYACTYYEYDLSAPPVTDPVWGGETPYGGNGISCNYHWLEGVIGIDAKIWGPVRMGWSFRYKRRLFKNDGELGNTWYVPGYGKQGGSRLGGTFNVTLEI, from the coding sequence ATGATGCATCCAAAGCACATTTCTACATATATTTTGGCAGCCGCAACTAGTATGCTATCCCTATTTGCTGTTCTCCCCTGTCATGCCCAAAGCAAGAAGAAGATCATAGAGCAGCAACCTGATACCATTCCTTTTTTTAGAGGTATGGCTGTGGGAGTTGACCTGATAGGTCCCGTACAGTTGATGGTTAGCGACTATGGGCAGTACGAAGCATCTCTCCGTATCAATCTGAAAGACAAGTATTATCCTGTTTTCGAATTGGGTTATGGAAAGGCAGATGCCAGCGATGAGGCAACCAAAATCACCTACAAGACCAGCGCTCCCTATTTCAGATTAGGTGTAGACTGGAATCTTCTGAAGAACAAACACGACGACTACCGTCTGTTTGGCGGTTTCCGTTATGCCTGCACCTATTATGAATATGACCTGAGCGCCCCACCCGTTACAGACCCAGTATGGGGCGGCGAAACGCCCTATGGAGGTAACGGCATTTCCTGCAACTATCATTGGCTGGAAGGCGTAATAGGTATTGATGCCAAAATCTGGGGTCCCGTCCGTATGGGCTGGAGTTTCAGATACAAACGCCGCCTCTTCAAGAACGATGGAGAATTAGGCAACACCTGGTATGTGCCAGGCTACGGTAAGCAGGGAGGTTCACGCCTTGGCGGAACATTCAATGTAACCCTTGAGATTTAA